In the Natronoglycomyces albus genome, TTGCCATAACCATGATGGTGATCGCCATCATGCTGATCTTCGGTCCGTTCGTCGTGGCCGTCACCTATCTACTGCGTCACCCGGACCCCTACAAGGACAATCCAGACGGTGAGTAGTAACCATTGAGCTGTGGGCCTCGTGCGAACGGGGCCCACACTCATGTCCACACCCCCACCTGGGGGGTGCGCCGCGGGCGTGGCAGGGCACGCTGTGTGAAACCGCGTGGCGCGATGCCCCGCCGATGCGTATCCTGGATTATCGTCATGTCTGCTCCTGAGAAAAAACGTGGAAACGGCGCTCGACGCCGAGCGCATTCCCGTAGCCGCCCGCCAGCTCGCCCCCGGTTCTCCGATGAGACCATCCAGGCGCGTGCCGCCGCCGTACCCTCGATCACCTACCCGGCTGAGCTGCCCGTCAGCCAACGCCGTGATGACATCGCCAAGGCGATCGAGGACAACCAAGTGGTCATCATCGCCGGGGAAACCGGGTCGGGTAAGACCACCCAGATTCCGAAGATTTGCCTCGAACTGGGTCGCGGTGTCACCGGCATGATCGGGCACACCCAGCCGCGCCGTATCGCGGCGCGGTCGGTGGCCGAACGCATTGCCGAGGAACTGAACTCGCCGCTGGGCGAAGCGGTGGGCTGGAAGGTTCGTTTTAGCGACCGAGTGTCCGATTCCAGTTACATCAAGCTCATGACCGACGGCATCCTCTTGACCGAGCTGCAACATGACCGGATGCTCTCCGCCTACGACACGATCATCATCGACGAGGCGCATGAGCGCAGCCTCAATATCGACTTCATCCTCGGTTGCCTCAAACAGTTGCTGCCCAAGCGGCCGGACTTGAAAGTCATCGTGACCTCCGCGACTATCGACCCGGAGCGTTTCGCCACCCACTTTTGCGACCGCAACGGCAGGCCCGCGCCGATTCTGGAGGTGTCCGGACGCACCTATCCGGTCGAAATCCGCTATCGCCCGCTGGAAGCCCCGGATGAAGAGGGCCAAGAAGACTCCGAGCCGCGCGACCAGATCGACGCGATCTTGGACGCGGTCAACGAGTTGTCCCGCATTGACTCTGGCGACATTCTCGTTTTCCTCTCCGGGGAACAAGAGATCCGCGACACGGCCGAGGCCTTGGAAAAGGCGCATCTGCGGCATACCGAAGTAGTTCCGCTGTATGCGCGGTTGTCGGCCGAGGAACAACATCGGGTTTTCAAGCCACACACCGGCCGTCGTATCGTCTTGGCCACCAACGTGGCCGAGACGTCGTTGACGGTGCCGGGCATTCGCTATGTCATCGATCCCGGTTTTGCTCGAATCTCCCGCTACTCGGCTCGCACGAAGGTGCAGCGGCTGCCGATCGAAGCCATCTCGCAGGCGTCTGCCAATCAACGAGCTGGGCGTTGCGGTCGTGTCGCCGAGGGCGTGTGCATCCG is a window encoding:
- a CDS encoding methionine/alanine import family NSS transporter small subunit, yielding MEPIAITMMVIAIMLIFGPFVVAVTYLLRHPDPYKDNPDGE